A genomic window from Corvus moneduloides isolate bCorMon1 chromosome 11, bCorMon1.pri, whole genome shotgun sequence includes:
- the CELSR3 gene encoding cadherin EGF LAG seven-pass G-type receptor 3 isoform X1, translating to MAAAEEPVAAPSRCCCRRHRGPPPPLLLVLLPLLLLPLFPPGLGATAPPPGWGPPARRGCPAAVPCRAAAVPPGLPPAPRRRSPPRCPPRAAPPRPLPLSPAPAPGRRGRRAAPNRHPLFPQYNYQAEVAENQPAGTAVVAVAAQDPDGGEAGRLVYSMDALMNSRSRDLFSIDPRAGLISTTQPLDRESMDLHYFRVTATDHGAPRLSATTMVAITVADRNDHDPVFEQGEYRETIRENVEEGYPILQLRATDVDSPPNANIRYRFVNERAAYDVFEIDPRSGLITTSGPVDREKMEKYSLVVEANDQGREPGPRSATVKVYITVLDENDNIPQFSEKRYIVQVREDIRPHTEILRVTATDLDKDNNALVHYNIISGNSRGQFSIDSVTGEIQVVAPLDFEVEREYTLRIRAQDAGRPPLSNNTGMVSIQVVDINDHAPIFVSTPFQISVLENAPLGHSVIHIQAVDADYGENSRLEYKLTGVSADTPFVVNSATGWITVSGPLDRESVEHYFFGVEARDHGSPSLSASASVTITVMDVNDNRPEFTQKEYFIRLNEDAAVGTSVLSVTAIDRDINSAITYQITGGNTRNRFSISTQGGLGLITLSLPLDYKQERRYVLTVTASDRTLRDNCHVHINITDANTHRPVFQSAHYSVSINEDRPVGSTVVVISATDDDVGENARITYYLEDNVPQFRIDPDSGAITLQAELDYEDQVTYTLAITAKDNGIPQKADTTYVEIMVNDVNDNAPQFVSPHYQGMISEDAPPFTSVLQISATDRDAHTNGRVQYTFQNGEDGDGDFTIEPTSGIIRTVRRLDRENVPVYELTAYAVDRGIPPQRTPVHIQVTIQDVNDNAPVFPAEEFEVLVKENSIVGSVVAQITAVDPDEGPNAQIMYQIVEGNIPEIFQMDIFSGELTALIDLDYETKPEYVIVVQATSAPLVSRATVHIKLIDQNDNSPVLKNFQILFNNYVSNKSNTFPSGVIGKVPAYDPDASDRLFYTFERGNELHLLIVNQSSGELRLSRKLDNNRPLVASMLVTVTDGIHSVTAQCVLRVIIITEDMLANSITVRLENMWQERFLSPLLSTFLEGVATVLATPKEDIFIFNIQNDTDVGGTVLNVSFSALAPRGGRYFSSEELQEQLYMKRMVLTGASMLEVLPFDDNVCLREPCQNYMKCISVLKFDSSAPFIASHSTLFRPIHPIAGLRCRCPQGFTGDYCETEINLCYSNPCLNGGICTRKEGGYTCVCRQHFSGENCEVDSRAGRCVPGVCRNGGTCTNGADGGFRCQCPAGGFETPFCEVSTRSFPPRSFIMFRGLRQRFHLTLALSFSTVEPSGLLLYNGRLNERHDFLAVEIIQGQVQLKYSTGESSTVVSPYLPGGVSDGQWHTLQLHYYNKPKVSTLGVVQGPSKDKVAILTIDECDASVALQFGNEIGNYSCAAEGVQTSSKKSLDLTGPLLLGGVPNLPENFPITHRDFVGCMRDLFIDSKRIDLASYIANNGTAAGCHAKHTFCDSSPCKNGGTCSVSWGTYSCLCPVGFGGKDCRHAMHHAHYFQGNSVLTWDFKMDVKISVPWYLGLAFRTRQQDGVLLQAHAGQYTTLLCQLAGGLLSFMVSRGSGRSTSLLLDQLQLSDGKWHDLQLELQDVHSGRDSRYVITLTLDFGLYQDTVVVGNELHGLKVKHLHVGGVLGSGEVQNGLRGCIQGVRLGDSVTGTVLPKPSHALRVEAGCSVPSPCDSNPCPANSICKDEWQSYSCVCQPGYYGGDCVDVCHLNPCKNKSVCRRKPGSPLGYVCECSGNFFGQYCEHRMDQQCPKGWWGNPTCGPCNCDVNKGFDPDCNKTNGQCHCKDFHYRPRGSDTCLPCDCYPVGSTSRSCDRETGRCHCRPGVIGRQCNSCDSPFAEVTPSGCEVLYDGCPKNLKAGVWWPQTKFGFSAAVLCPKGSLGLRGAGAAIRHCDEEKGWLEPDLFNCTSPAFKELSVLLEGLERNKTELNTIEAKKLAHRLRAVTDHMDHYFGNDVHIAFRLLSRLMAFESQQRGFGLTATQDAHFNENLLRAGSSVLAPENREHWAMLPHGEHGSASLMEQLRDYSGTLASNMKLTYLNPVGVVTPNIMLSIDRMENHSHIRRRYPRYHSSLFRGQPAWDPHTHVVLPLSVLSPPKAEAVLTAVPTLAGSEGNYTVESSSPRQALPEPEPTLTVVILIMYRTLGGLLPARYQVDRRSVRLPKNPVMNSPIVSVSVFSNHTFLRGPLDTPLVLEFYLLETANRSKPLCVQWNHSNPTNPSGFWTARDCELVYRNTTHVHCQCSQFGTFGVLMDSSHREQLEGDLETLAIVTYSLVSLSLVSLLLTFSFLTCLKGLKSNTRGIHSNITVTLFFSELLFLLGINRTENQFLCTVIAILLHCFFLSTFAWLFVQGLHIYRMQTEARNVNFGAMRFYYAIGWGVPAIITGLAVGLDPEGYGNPDFCWISIHDKLVWSFAGPITVVIVMNGVMFLLVAKMSCSPGQKETKKKSVLMTLRSSFVLLLVISTTWLFGLLAVNNSVLAFHYLYTVLCSLQGLAVLVLFCVLNEEVREAWKLACLSKKGQSEEATRSTQGPNAYNNTALFEESGLIRITLGASTVSSVSSVRSARTHSSQRAYLRDNVAARQGSALDHSLLAHAGPTDIDVAMFHRDAGGDQDSDSDSDLSLDEERSLSIPSSESEENVRLRGRFQRQLKRAAHSERLLTNPANTTPKDVDGNDLMSYWPALGECEVHPCSLQKWGSERKLGFDINKDAANNNQPDLALTSGDENSLTQTQRQRKGILKNRLQYPPTLQGLPSVGRMTNELTWYKTSTLGHRAVPAASYGRIYSGAGSLSQPASRYSSREQLDMLMRRQMSREQLSRHNSGECLEAVPSRHGSREELDTIPSRHGSTEHLESIPSRHASRENLDLLAARPSRRDHGNTLPRRQGSRDCLDTLPCRFGSREQLDCGPVREVSREWLNTLPSRQVSRDRIDMLPSRDTSREQLDLLSRKQPSRDLLASARQASREQLDFLSRRSNSREPLDTVPSRQPSQDNLGSLSRRQLSRESLEPLSRRQPSRENLEAIPSRHPSTEQLDILSSILASFNSSVLSSVQSSSTPSGPQTTTTPSAMQTSTPSVVCPSTPRSATSHSISELSPDSEIMRNDGHS from the exons ATGGCGGCGGCGGAGGAGCCGGTGGCCGCCCCgagccgctgctgctgccgccgccaccgggggccgccgccgccactcctgctggtgctgctgccgctcctgctgctccctttgTTCCCCCCCGGGCTGGGGGCCACCGCGCCGCCGCCGGGTTGGGGGCCGCCGGCCCGCCGGGGCTGTCCCGCcgccgtgccgtgccgggcGGCGGCCGtgcccccggggctgcccccggCGCCGCGCCGCCGGTCCCCGCCGCGctgcccgccccgcgccgccccgccgcgcccgctGCCCTTGTCCCCGGCGCcggccccggggcggcggggccggcgcgcaGCCCCGAACCGCCACCCGCTGTTCCCCCAGTACAACTACCAGGCGGAGGTGGCGGAGAACCAGCCGGCGGGGACGGCGGTGGTGGCGGTGGCGGCCCAGGACCCCGACGGGGGCGAGGCGGGGCGGCTGGTGTACTCCATGGACGCGCTGATGAACAGCCGCTCGCGGGATCTCTTCAGCATCGACCCGCGGGCCGGGCTCATCTCCACCACCCAGCCCCTGGACCGGGAGAGCATGGACCTGCACTACTTCCGAGTGACGGCCACTGACCACGGGGCACCCCGGCTCTCTGCCACCACCATGGTGGCCATCACTGTTGCTGACCGCAACGACCACGACCCGGTCTTCGAGCAGGGCGAGTACCGGGAGACCATCCGGGAGAACGTGGAGGAGGGATACCCCATTCTGCAGCTACGGGCCACCGATGTTGACTCCCCGCCCAATGCCAACATCCGCTACCGCTTTGTCAATGAACGGGCTGCCTACGACGTCTTTGAGATCGATCCCCGCTCCGGCCTCATCACCACCAGCGGGCCGGTGGACAGGGAGAAGATGGAGAAGTATTCCCTGGTGGTGGAAGCCAATGACCAGGGCAGGGAGCCGGGACCCCGCTCTGCCACCGTCAAGGTCTACATCACAGTTCTTGATGAGAATGACAACATCCCTCAGTTCAGCGAGAAGCGTTACATTGTCCAAGTGAGGGAGGACATACGGCCCCACACCGAGATCCTGCGCGTCACCGCCACGGATCTGGACAAGGACAACAACGCGCTGGTGCACTACAACATCATCAGTGGGAACAGTCGGGGCCAGTTCTCCATCGACAGTGTAACTGGGGAAATACAGGTGGTGGCCCCACTGGATTTTGAGGTGGAGCGGGAGTACACCCTGAGGATCCGGGCTCAGGATGCGGGGCGTCCTCCTCTTTCTAACAACACTGGCATGGTGAGCATCCAGGTGGTGGACATCAATGACCATGCCCCCATTTTTGTCAGTACCCCTTTTCAAATCTCCGTCCTGGAGAATGCTCCCCTTGGCCACTCTGTTATCCACATCCAGGCCGTGGATGCAGACTATGGCGAGAACTCGCGCCTGGAGTACAAACTGACAGGGGTCTCGGCTGACACACCCTTTGTGGTGAACAGTGCCACTGGATGGATCACGGTCAGTGGGCCCCTGGACCGGGAATCAGTCGAGCACTATTTTTTTGGGGTAGAGGCTCGTGACCATGGTTCTCCATCTTTATCTGCCTCAGCCAGCGTCACCATTACTGTCATGGATGTCAATGACAACCGCCCTGAGTTCACCCAGAAGGAATACTTCATACGCCTGAACGAGGATGCAGCTGTGGGGACCAGCGTCCTCAGCGTCACGGCAATCGACCGGGATATTAACAGTGCCATCACCTACCAGATCACAGGAGGCAACACACGGAACCGCTTCTCCATCAGCACGCAAGGTGGGCTGGGGCTCATCACTCTGTCTCTGCCGCTGGACTACAAGCAGGAGAGGCGCTACGTGCTCACTGTGACAGCCTCTGATCGCACCCTGCGTGACAACTGCCATGTTCACATCAACATCACCGATGCCAACACGCACCGGCCTGTGTTCCAGAGTGCCCACTACTCTGTGAGCATCAATGAGGACCGGCCTGTAGGCAGCACCGTGGTGGTGATCAGTGCCACGGACGATGACGTGGGGGAAAATGCCCGCATCACATACTACTTGGAAGACAACGTCCCTCAGTTTCGTATTGATCCAGACTCTGGGGCCATCACTCTCCAGGCAGAACTGGACTATGAGGACCAGGTCACGTATACATTGGCTATCACTGCCAAGGACAATGGGATCCCCCAGAAGGCGGACACCACATATGTTGAAATCATGGTGAATGATGTTAATGACAATGCCCCACAGTTCGTCAGCCCTCATTACCAGGGCATGATCTCTGAGGATGCACCTCCCTTCACCAGCGTGCTCCAGATCTCTGCCACCGACCGGGATGCCCACACCAATGGGCGAGTGCAGTACACCTTCCAGAAtggggaggatggggatggagacTTCACCATAGAGCCCACCTCGGGGATTATTCGCACTGTGCGCAGGCTGGACCGCGAGAACGTTCCTGTCTATGAACTGACTGCCTACGCTGTGGACAGGGGCATCCCTCCTCAGCGAACTCCTGTCCACATCCAGGTTACCATTCAGGATGTGAACGACAATGCCCCTGTCTTTCCTGCTGAAGAGTTTGAGGTCTTGGTAAAAGAGAACAGCATCGTAGGTTCTGTGGTGGCCCAAATCACGGCTGTCGACCCGGATGAGGGACCCAATGCCCAGATCATGTACCAAATTGTGGAAGGCAACATCCCTGAGATATTCCAGATGGACATCTTTTCTGGGGAGCTCACAGCCTTGATAGACTTGGATTATGAGACAAAACCTGAGTATGTGATTGTAGTGCAGGCCACCTCTGCCCCTCTTGTCAGCAGAGCCACAGTCCACATTAAACTCATTGACCAGAATGACAACAGCCCTGTTCTGAAGAACTTCCAAATCCTGTTCAATAACTACGTGTCCAATAAGTCCAACACCTTCCCCTCGGGGGTCATAGGGAAGGTCCCAGCATATGACCCAGATGCATCTGACCGCCTCTTCTACACCTTTGAGCGGGGAAACGAACTGCACTTGTTGATTGTAAATCAATCGAGCGGGGAGCTGAGGCTGAGCCGTAAGCTGGACAACAACCGTCCGCTTGTGGCCTCCATGCTGGTGACTGTCACAG ACGGGATCCACAGCGTGACAGCTCAGTGCGTCTTGCGGGTGATCATCATCACAGAGGACATGCTGGCCAACAGCATTACGGTGCGGCTGGAGAACATGTGGCAGGAGCGGTTCCTCTCCCCACTGCTGTCCACCTTCCTGGAAGGAGTGGCCACCGTGCTTGCGACGCCCAAGGAGGACATCTTCATTTTCAACATCCAGAACGACACAGACGTGGGTGGTACGGTGCTCAACGTCAGTTTCTCGGCCCTGGcgccgcggggcgggcgctacttcagctcagaggagctgcaggagcagctgtacATGAAGCGCATGGTGCTGACGGGCGCCTCCatgctggaggtgctgccctTCGACGACAACGTGTGCCTGCGGGAGCCCTGCCAGAACTACATGAAGTGCATCTCCGTCCTCAAGTTCGACAGCTCCGCCCCCTTCATCGCCTCCCACTCCACCCTCTTTCGGCCCATCCACCCCATCGCTGGCCTGCGGTgccgctgtccccagggcttCACCGGGGACTACTGCGAAACGGAGATCAACCTGTGCTACTCCAACCCCTGCCTGAACGGGGGGATCTGCACCCGCAAGGAGGGGGGATACACCTGCGTTTGCCGCCAGCACTTCAGCG GCGAGAACTGTGAAGTGGACAGCCGCGCGGGGCGGTGCGTGCCCGGCGTGTGCCGCAACGGCGGCACCTGCACCAACGGCGCCGACGGCGGCTTCCGCTGCCAGTGCCCGGCGGGCGGCTTTGAGACGCCCTTCTGCGAGGTGTCCACGCGCTCCTTCCCACCGCGATCCTTCATCATGTTCCGGGGCCTGCGCCAGCGCTTCCACCTCACCCTTGCCCTCTC GTTCAGCACTGTGGAGCCCAGCGGCCTCCTGCTCTACAATGGGCGCTTGAACGAGAGGCACGACTTCCTGGCAGTGGAGATCATCCAGGGACAGGTCCAGTTGAAATACTCCACAG GAGAGTCCAGCACGGTGGTGAGCCCCTACCTGCCGGGGGGTGTGAGTGATGGGCAGTGGCACACGCTGCAGCTCCACTACTACAACAAG CCGAAGGTCAGCACCCTGGGGGTGGTGCAGGGCCCCTCCAAGGACAAGGTGGCCATCTTGACAATAGATGAATGTGATGCCTCAGTGGCCCTGCAGTTTGGCAATGAGATTGGGAACTactcctgtgctgcagaaggTGTGCAGACCAGCTCAAAAAA GTCCCTGGACCTCACAGGTCCCTTGCTCCTTGGAGGGGTCCCCAACCTGCCGGAAAACTTCCCCATCACTCACCGGGACTTTGTGGGATGCATGAGAGACCTATTCATCGACAGCAAACGCATCGACCTGGCCTCCTACATCGCCAACAACGGAACTGCTGCAG GTTGTCATGCCAAGCACACGTTCTGCGACTCCAGCCCCTGCAAGAATGGAGGCACCTGCTCTGTCAGCTGGGGGACCTACTCCTGCCTCTGTCCTGTTGGCTTTGGGGGCAAAGACTGCCGCCATG CCATGCACCATGCCCACTATTTTCAGGGCAACAGTGTCCTGACCTGGGACTTCAAGATGGATGTGAAGATCTCAGTGCCGTGGTACCTGGGGCTGGCGTTTCGGACACGCCAGCAGGatggggtgctgctgcaggccCACGCAGGCCAGTACAccactctgctctgccag ctggctgggggCCTGCTCTCCTTCATGGTGAGCAGGGGGTCCGGGCGCAGCACCAGCCTCCTCCTGGaccagctgcagctcagtgatGGGAAATGGCACGAcctccagctggagctgcaggatgtCCACAGCGGGCGAGACTCACGCTATGTCATCACCCTCACCCTGGACTTTGGGCTCTACCAG GACACGGTGGTGGTGGGAAATGAACTGCAtggcctgaaggtgaaacaCCTGCATGTGGGGGGAGTCCTGGGCTCTGGCGAGGTGCAGAATGGGCTGAGGGGCTGCATACAG GGTGTGCGACTGGGTGACAGCGTCACCGGGACCGTGCTGCCCAAGCCCAGCCATGCCCTGCGGGTGGAGGCTGGCTGCAGTGTGCCAAGCCCCTGTGACTCCAACCCCTGCCCAGCCAACAGCATCTGCAAGGATGAGTGGCAGAGCTACTCCTGTGTCTGCCAGCCAG GGTACTATGGAGGGGACTGTGTGGATGTGTGTCACCTCAACCCCTGCAAGAACAAGTCGGTGTGTCGCCGCAAGCCAGGCTCACCCCTGGGCTACGTGTGCGAGTGCAGTGGGAACTTCTTTGGGCAGTACTGCGAGCACAG GATGGACCAGCAGTGTCCGAAGGGCTGGTGGGGAAACCCCACCTGTGGGCCCTGTAACTGTGATGTGAACAAGGGCTTTGACCCCGACTGCAATAAAACCAATGGGCAGTGCCACTGCAAG GACTTCCACTACCGCCCCAGAGGCAGTGACACGTGCCTGCCCTGTGACTGCTACCCTGTGGGCTCCACCTCGCGCTCCTGTGACAGGGAGACGGGCCGGTGCCACTGCCGGCCTGGGGTCATTGGCCGCCAGTGCAACAGCTGTGACAGCCCTTTTGCCGAGGTGACGCCCAGTGGCTGCGAGG TGCTCTATGACGGCTGCCCCAAAAACCTGAAGGCGGGTGTGTGGTGGCCCCAGACCAAGTTTGGCTTCTcggctgcagtgctgtgtcccaAAGGCTCCTTGG GCTTGAGGGGTGCAG GTGCAGCCATCAGACACTGTGATGAGGAGAAGGGCTGGCTGGAGCCAGATCTCTTCAACTGCACTTCACCTGCCTTCAAGGAGCTGTCTGTGCTG CTGGAGGGCTTGGAGAGGAACAAGACTGAGTTGAACACAATTGAAGCTAAGAAGCTGGCCCACCGGCTCCGGGCTGTGACTGACCACATGGACCACTACTTTGGCAATGACGTGCACATTGCTTTCCGCCTGCTGTCCCGCCTCATGGCCTTCGAGAGCCAGCAGCGCGGCTTTGGCCTGACAGCTACACAGGACGCCCACTTCAACGAG AACCTGCTGCgtgcaggcagctctgtgctggcgCCCGAGAACCGGGAGCACTGGGCCATGCTGCCACATGGGGAGCACGGCAGCGCCAGCCTCATGGAGCAGCTGCGGGATTACTCGGGCACATTGGCCAGCAACATGAAACTCACCTACCTCAACCCCGTCGGTGTCGTCACCCCCAACATCA TGCTGAGCATCGATCGCATGGAGAACCACTCCCACATCCGCCGGCGCTACCCTCGCTACCACAGCAGCCTCTTCCGGGGCCAGCCCGCCTGGGACCCTCACACCCACGTTGTGCTGCCACTGTCGGTGCTGAGCCCTCCGAAAGCTGAAG CTGTCCTCACAGCAGTGCCCACACTGGCTGGGAGTGAAGGGAACTACACTGTGGAGAGCTCCTCCCCAAGGCAGGCGCTGCCAGAGCCCGAGCCCACTCTCACCGTGGTCATCCTCATCATGTACCGCACCCTCGGGGGGCTGCTGCCCGCACGCTACCAGGTGGATCGCCGCAGCGTCAG GCTCCCCAAGAATCCTGTGATGAACTCCCCCATCGTGAGTGTGTCTGTGTTCAGCAATCACACCTTCCTGCGAGGACCCCTGGACACCCCTCTCGTGCTGGAATTTTACCTGCTGGAGACAGCCAACAGGAGCAAACCTCTCTGTGTCCAGTGGAATCACTCCAACCC GACCAACCCCTCTGGCTTCTGGACAGCCAGGGACTGCGAGCTCGTGTACCGAAACACCACTCACGTCCActgccagtgctcccagtttggcACCTTTGGGGTTTTGATGGACAGCTCACACCGAGAG caactGGAAGGTGACCTGGAGACATTGGCCATTGTCACCTATTCCTTGGTGTCTCTCTCCTTGGTGTCTCTGCTGCTGACCTTCTCCTTTCTGACCTGCCTCAAAGGCCTCAAGTCCAACACACGTGGCATCCACTCCAACATAACAGTCACCCTCTTCTTCTCTGAGCTGCTCTTTCTCCTGGGTATCAACCGCACTGAGAACCAG TTTCTCTGCACTGTGATTGCCATCCTCCTCCactgcttcttcctctccacCTTCGCCTGGCTCTTTGTCCAGGGCCTCCACATCTACCGCATGCAGACTGAAGCCCGCAACGTCAACTTCGGGGCCATGCGCTTCTACTACGCCATTGGCTGGGGAGTGCCTGCCATCATCACTG ggctggccGTTGGCCTGGATCCCGAGGGCTACGGGAACCCCGACTTCTGCTGGATTTCCATTCATGATAAGCTGGTCTGGAGCTTTGCAGGCCCCATTACTGTCGTCATTGTG ATGAATGGGGTCATGTTCCTGCTTGTGGCCAAGATGTCCTGTTCCCCAGGCCAAAAGGAGACCAAGAAGAAATCGGTTCT caTGACGTTACGgagctcctttgttctgctTCTAGTTATTAGCACTACCTGGCTCTTTGGCCTCTTGGCTGTCAACAACAGTGTCCTGGCTTTCCACTACCTCTACACTGtcctctgcagcctccag ggcctggcagtgctggtccTGTTCTGTGTACTGAATGAGGAGGTGCGAGAGGCATGGAAGCTGGCCTGCCTCAGCAAGAAGGGGCAGAGTGAGGAGGCCACGAGGAGCACACAG GGCCCCAATGCCTATAACAACACAGCGCTGTTTGAGGAGAGTGGGCTCATCCGCATCACCCTGGGGGCCTCCACAGTGTCCTCGGTGAGCAGCGTGCGCTCTGCCCGCACCCACTCCAGCCAGCGTGCTTACCTCAG AGACAATGTGGCAGCACGTCAGGGCTCGGCCCTGGATCACAGCCTGTTGGCTCACGCCGGCCCCACGGACATCGACGTGGCAATGTTCCACCGTGATGCTGGGGGAG ACCAGGACTCAGACTCGGACAGTGACCTGTCTCTGGATGAAGAGCGCAGcctctccatcccatcctcaGAGAGTGAGGAGAACGTACGCCTGCGGGGCCGCTTCCAGCGCCAGCTCAAGCGGGCGGCACACAGCGAACGCCTCCTCACTAACCCTGCCAACACCACTCCCAAAG ATGTGGACGGCAATGACCTCATGTCGTATTGGCCAGCTCTGGGCGAGTGTGAGGTTcacccctgctccctgcagaagTGGGGCTCCGAGCGGAAGCTGGGATTTGACATCAATAAGGATGCAGCCAACAATAATCAGCCAGACCTGGCTTTGACCAGTGGGGATGAGAACTCCCTCACCCAGACCCAACGGCAGAGAAAAG GGATTTTGAAGAACCGCCTCCAGTACCCTCCGACTCTCCAGGGCCTGCCATCCGTTGGCAGGATGACCAACGAGCTGACGTGGTACAAGACGTCCACGCTGGGTCACAGGGCTGTCCCCGCTGCCTCCTATGGCAGGATCTACTCTGGGGCCGGTAGTCTGTCACAGCCGGCCAGCCGGTACTCGTCCCGGGAGCAGCTTGACATGCTGATGAGGAGACAGATGTCCCGGGAACAGCTGAGCAGGCACAACTCAGGAGAGTGCTTAGAAGCTGTGCCCAGTCGGCATGGGTCCAGAGAGGAGCTGGACACTATCCCCAGCAGGCATGGGTCTACTGAACACCTGGAAAGTATCCCAAGCAGACATGCGTCTAGGGAAAACTTGGATCTACTCGCTGCTAGGCCCAGTCGGAGAGATCATGGGAACACGCTGCCCCGGAGGCAGGGCTCCAGAGACTGCCTTGACACTTTACCCTGCAGATTTGGGTCAAGAGAGCAGCTAGACTGTGGGCCAGTAAGGGAAGTCTCTAGAGAGTGGCTAAACACATTGCCAAGTAGGCAAGTGTCCAGAGACCGAATAGACATGTTGCCAAGTCGGGATACTTCTCGAGAGCAATTGGATTTGCTTTCTAGAAAACAGCCTTCAAGGGACCTGCTAGCGTCAGCTAGACAAGCTTCAAGGGAGCAGCTGGACTTTCTGTCCAGAAGATCCAATTCCAGAGAGCCTCTGGACACAGTGCCTAGCAGGCAGCCCTCGCAGGACAACCTGGGGAGCCTCTCTCGGAGGCAGCTGTCTAGGGAAAGCCTAGAGCCGCTGTCAAGGAGACAGCCTTCTAGGGAGAACCTGGAGGCCATTCCCAGCCGGCATCCTTCCACTGAACAGTTAGATATCCTTTCTTCCATCCTTGCTTCTTTTAACTCCTCCGTCCTGTCCTCGGTGCAATCTTCCAGCACACCTTCAGGCCCCCAGACCACCACCACTCCCTCTGCCATGCAGACCTCGACGCCCTCCGTGGTGTGTCCCTCGACACCTCGCTCTGCCACCTCCCACAGCATTTCAGAGCTGTCACCGGACTCAGA AATAATGAGAAACGATGGCCATTCCTGA